A single window of Oncorhynchus keta strain PuntledgeMale-10-30-2019 chromosome 34, Oket_V2, whole genome shotgun sequence DNA harbors:
- the LOC118366467 gene encoding nuclear receptor subfamily 0 group B member 1-like, whose product MCCCSRGGNRGQKTPSPSLDVSAPLAMATLEGCHCQGAGGQNTNNSILYNILKNDSLTTTEEPTSQPQHRQQHQVLKVSSCSSSSRFELRQQQACSCASSLRRGSLRSPQVTCKAASAVLMKTLRFVKNVPCFRELPEDDQLLLVRNGWVPLLVLGLAQDRVDFETTETAEPSMLQRILTGGCVSQGSLMDRQVEPEQSAGTPGVSLADIQGIKAFLKKCWGLDISTKEYAYLKGAVLFNSDLPGLCYLNYIQSLRSEAHQALNEYVKLIHRDDATRFAKLLIALAMLRAISPLVVAQLFFKPIIGTVNMEDVLLEMFYGK is encoded by the exons ATGTGCTGCTGTTCGCGCGGGGGTAATAGGGGCCAAAaaacaccctccccctctctggaTGTAAGCGCGCCACTGGCCATGGCCACTCTGGAGGGCTGTCATTGTCAGGGCGCCGGGGGGCAAAACACTAACAACAGCATCCTGTACAACATACTGAAGAACGACAGCCTCACGACCACCGAGGAACCAACATcacaaccacaacacagacaGCAGCACCAAGTGCTCAAggtctcctcctgctcctcttcttCGAGGTTCGAGCTTAGGCAGCAACAGGCTTGCTCTTGCGCTTCCTCGCTGCGACGGGGGTCTCTCCGGTCCCCCCAGGTGACCTGCAAAGCCGCATCGGCGGTCCTCATGAAGACTCTGCGATTTGTAAAGAACGTGCCGTGTTTCCGCGAGCTTCCCGAGGATGACCAGCTGCTGCTTGTTCGGAACGGCTGGGTGCCGCTGCTTGTGCTGGGCCTCGCGCAGGACCGGGTGGACTTCGAGACCACGGAGACCGCGGAACCTAGCATGTTGCAGCGGATCCTGACCGGTGGCTGTGTCAGCCAAGGCAGCTTAATGGACAGACAGGTTGAGCCGGAGCAGAGCGCGGGAACACCCGGGGTCTCTCTCGCGGATATCCAGGGCATCAAAGCGTTCCTGAAAAAGTGTTGGGGTTTAGACATCAGTACCAAGGAATATGCCTACCTCAAAGGAGCCGTGCTCTTCAACTCAG atctccctggtctgtgcTACCTCAACTACATCCAGTCACTGCGGAGCGAGGCTCACCAGGCTCTCAACGAGTATGTGAAGCTGATCCACCGGGACGACGCCACGCGCTTTGCCAAGCTGCTCATCGCCCTGGCCATGCTGAGGGCCATCAGCCCCCTGGTGGTGGCACAGCTCTTCTTCAAGCCCATCATTGGAACCGTCAATATGGAGGACGTCCTGCTGGAGATGTTCTATGGGAAGTAG